Below is a window of Impatiens glandulifera chromosome 2, dImpGla2.1, whole genome shotgun sequence DNA.
actttcgaaggagctaaatgaattcaaaactgaaatgagagaTGAAATCATTCTcatcaaaactgaaatgagagaTGAAATAATTCTcatcaaaactgaaatgagaaatgaaataattctcattaaacagATGTTAAACCAACTACAACAAGACTTTGCCACACAAggggagaaaaagaaggagaatgatgaagaaaaggaCGAGGAAGATTTTGAGGTGAACACTGAGGTATGAGTttgaatgatgataaatttcGTGCATTTGGCATTTCTTGCATTTAGTctaattaaaagattttttcttttttgtaggatgggaagGGAGACAATGttgtgctgattttggagaaagacaatgttgggcttgtggaggagaatgaagttgaggtatgtatttcttgtatttcttgcatttggactaattggtgcatttcttgcatttggactaattgaagccttttctgttttttgtaggatggacaggaggaagACATTGTTGGGCTCTTGGAGAAAAACAATGttggggaggacaatgaaaatgaagatcaTGATTTGTTGAACgaaaaaaatattgaggtatgcatttcttgcatttggtgcaattctcGCACTTTgcatatttcttgcatttggactaattgaagacttttctggtttttgtaggatgggccgttgttggagatgtACAATGTTGGGCCTGTGGAGGAGATGacagatgaagatggtgaattgaatatcgaggtatgcatttcttgcatttggtgcaattctcGCACTTTgcatatttcttgcatttggactaattgaagacttttctggtttttgtaggatgggccgttgttggagatggacAATGTTGGGactttggaggagaagacagatgaagatggtgaattgaatatcgaggtatgcatttctttcATTTGGTGCAATTCTCGCACTTTgcatatttcttgcatttggactaatttaAGGTAATTAGACCTTATTTAGAAATGACTATTAGACCTCTAAacttttaaatgtaaataatataatgtaaCTAACTCAGTgacttgttatatttaaaagtaattgttttcatacaaaaaaaaaaaaaaaaggtaattaAAACTCTATTTAATGGATGAATGTTTCAAATCATAATCCATTTTATTTAGAAACATTACAAACTGTAATTGGATACAATTCAACATTCTTATCAATTACATATTTTGCTCAATATCCATCACAAAATACTTAATACCCAAACATTATTCGATCATTATAAAGGCGCAGCATCATCTACTACTTCCCCTAAGCAATGAGGGATTCTATTTTGCGTTCAACATGAGCTTCATGATCTTCAAGACGACCCTTTACACCATCATCTTCCCATCTAATAAGAGTTGGCACACCTGTTAGCTTAAACGTTGGATCAACCCTCAATGGATGCTGTGCATTTCTCCATGTAGGTCTGTCTCCAATATAAACTCGAAGGAGAACAATGTCATCAGATAATGCTTCAAGCTTCTTGTAGATAACAGGTTCAGCTCTTACACAGTCTGAAagaatcataaattaaaaagacCACACACacataatcaatcaatcattagaagaaaaaaacattgtCATGACTTGTTAGTTGTTCCAATCATTGGCATTGTAAAATTCTACCCTTTTCTATAAGGGCAAGAGGGAATTGTACATGTATTCAATTAGaacaattcaaaataacttataCTGAATTCAAGTATTCAACCCACTATGGAAGCTCAATTGACAAAGAATAACATATAATTCTTCTTGGATTACAACAGTacattgaaatttgaaattaaataattaacctGGCGTAGAGTAGTagcttttattattattattcagaAACCCTAGATAATTATCGTGCAGAGAAAGCCGAAGTGAACGAGGAATGATAAATTGAAGATCAACAATACATAATCAGTGTTATAGGAAACATAATTGAAACTCAAAGTATTCTCTAGATTATTGTGTGGTGAAGAAATTGAAACTTGAAAATAGATTACCAGGGCACCAGCTGAGTGAAGTGGAAGGATCATTATCAGCCAAGAAGAGGATGAGATTCGCCTTGTTCTTCGGTGCGTCTTCTTTGAATTTCTGGAAAACACCATCGAAGCTTGAGATGGTAGCGTCTAAAGTCTTTAGCGGCATCTTTCCGATTTCTcgcttttctctctctctctggaATTCAGACAAGTTCTAATGGTGAGCCGATCTCTCTGGATCAAAAGGAAAGCCCATTAAACAAATAGAGtccaatgtttttttttctcacccaagtgaaatatatatataaattaaaattaaatcacttttaaatttgttattattaattaataataaagactTGAGTATTTTGAAcatggattatttgaataactatttacaaataattttgttggatttaagttattaaaaattaaattgttgggataaaatgatattagaagtatacatatataatatatattttaaatgaagtatatttatttaataattttattagtgagataaataaataaataaacaataagttaatctaaattaaatacaattaacTCAAACCAAAACATTGTAATTTGTTAAAGGTTTTTATTAGTAATGCCCACATTTACAAATGAAATAAACAATACTGATCTATGTGTGATTGgc
It encodes the following:
- the LOC124927196 gene encoding thioredoxin-like protein Clot encodes the protein MPLKTLDATISSFDGVFQKFKEDAPKNKANLILFLADNDPSTSLSWCPDCVRAEPVIYKKLEALSDDIVLLRVYIGDRPTWRNAQHPLRVDPTFKLTGVPTLIRWEDDGVKGRLEDHEAHVERKIESLIA